The Virgibacillus sp. MSP4-1 genome has a segment encoding these proteins:
- the menA gene encoding 1,4-dihydroxy-2-naphthoate octaprenyltransferase: protein MFVSETKVLPDQKEMFQYRYSWVQLFRPLTLSGTISPVIAGTALAAATGSVRLDIFLVMLLASLFVQSSVNILNDYFDFKNGQDTEKWIMPSKDDSEKTGPKHQLLPYMALTCILIAIGMGAWLAYQSSPWIAVVGAIGIVAGYYYSAGSHSLSSIGLGEITAALFLGPVTTCLAYVVQGHSLNLSVLWVSITFAVLISAMILSNNIRDMKKDETFRCTLAQRLGRVRASYLLILMLTIIYLWVLGSILSGVLPVITAISFLAIPVAGKLVLSYRPGAKRVEEIEGMKIAAIHHWVFGLLFSFGMWASIWF from the coding sequence ATGTTTGTATCGGAAACAAAAGTTTTACCTGATCAGAAGGAAATGTTTCAGTACCGCTACTCCTGGGTCCAGCTTTTTCGCCCATTAACGTTATCAGGGACCATTAGTCCTGTTATAGCTGGCACAGCCCTGGCAGCAGCTACCGGATCTGTGCGTTTAGATATATTTTTAGTGATGCTTTTGGCTTCTCTGTTCGTCCAGTCATCTGTCAACATATTGAATGATTACTTTGATTTTAAAAATGGCCAGGATACAGAAAAATGGATAATGCCTTCAAAGGATGACAGCGAAAAAACAGGACCAAAGCACCAGTTGCTCCCATATATGGCCTTAACTTGTATTTTGATTGCGATTGGAATGGGGGCCTGGTTAGCCTATCAAAGCAGTCCATGGATAGCTGTTGTCGGGGCCATCGGAATTGTAGCAGGATATTATTATTCTGCCGGATCTCATTCGCTATCCTCCATTGGTTTGGGGGAAATCACAGCCGCTCTGTTTCTCGGACCTGTTACAACCTGTCTGGCCTATGTTGTCCAGGGTCATAGTCTGAATCTTTCTGTCCTATGGGTGTCCATAACTTTTGCTGTTCTGATATCAGCCATGATTTTATCCAATAATATTCGGGATATGAAGAAGGACGAAACCTTTCGCTGTACATTAGCCCAAAGGCTGGGACGGGTCAGGGCTTCTTACCTGTTAATCCTTATGTTAACCATCATTTATTTATGGGTGTTAGGGAGCATTTTGTCCGGTGTTCTTCCGGTGATCACCGCCATCAGTTTTCTGGCCATACCTGTTGCAGGGAAACTTGTCTTGTCCTACCGCCCTGGCGCCAAAAGGGTGGAGGAAATTGAAGGAATGAAGATTGCAGCCATACATCACTGGGTATTTGGCCTGCTCTTTTCATTTGGGATGTGGGCATCAATTTGGTTCTAA
- a CDS encoding DoxX family protein: MFNHFLRNNKYVAGVLAFLRIYIGYQFLTAGFGKITGGGFDASGFIKGAIASAGGEHPAVQGWWAAFLENVALPNAEVFTFLVMWGELLVGLALILGIFTNFAGLMGLTMNFAFLFSGTVSTNAQMVLITIFIVVAGYNAGRFGLDRWVMPFLNNHNLTFKSRKKHKEEVAVA; this comes from the coding sequence ATGTTTAATCATTTTCTTCGTAATAACAAATATGTAGCAGGTGTGTTAGCTTTTCTCAGAATATATATTGGGTATCAATTCCTTACAGCAGGCTTTGGAAAAATAACGGGTGGTGGATTTGATGCAAGTGGATTTATAAAAGGTGCGATTGCAAGTGCTGGTGGGGAGCATCCAGCTGTTCAGGGCTGGTGGGCTGCATTCCTTGAAAACGTTGCGTTACCAAATGCTGAAGTATTCACGTTCCTGGTTATGTGGGGAGAGCTTTTAGTAGGTCTGGCCCTGATTCTTGGGATTTTCACGAACTTTGCAGGTCTAATGGGATTGACAATGAATTTCGCGTTTCTATTCAGTGGCACCGTTAGCACAAATGCCCAAATGGTATTAATAACAATATTCATTGTTGTGGCAGGTTACAATGCAGGACGTTTCGGTCTGGACCGCTGGGTAATGCCATTCTTAAACAATCACAATTTAACATTCAAGAGTCGTAAGAAACATAAAGAAGAAGTAGCTGTTGCATAA
- a CDS encoding SDR family oxidoreductase: MSLIQDLFQLDGKVAIVTGGGRGLGRQIALAYVDAGAKVVICSRKLENCETTAKEIEEKGGEVLALQCDVREPDQVQYVVDQTIEKFGKIDILVNNSGASWGAPVLEMPLDAWYKVMNVNVTGTFLMSQAVGKHMVEQESGKIINLSSIAGLRGVDPRVMDAVGYNASKGAIITMTKDLAAKWGPHNIHVNCIAPGFIPTKMSKGVLEQGGGVVSELTPLRRLGEEEEIQGIALFLASKASSYITGETISIDGGMSAT, encoded by the coding sequence TTGAGTTTAATTCAGGATTTATTTCAATTGGACGGAAAGGTTGCCATTGTTACAGGCGGGGGTCGTGGTCTTGGGAGACAGATTGCTTTGGCCTATGTCGATGCCGGAGCTAAAGTTGTGATCTGTTCCCGAAAGCTTGAAAATTGCGAGACCACAGCTAAAGAAATTGAGGAAAAGGGTGGAGAGGTTTTAGCGCTGCAATGTGACGTTCGAGAGCCTGATCAGGTTCAATATGTTGTGGATCAGACGATTGAGAAGTTTGGTAAGATTGATATCCTCGTAAACAACAGCGGGGCTTCGTGGGGAGCACCCGTATTAGAAATGCCGCTCGATGCCTGGTACAAGGTCATGAATGTGAATGTGACAGGTACCTTCCTGATGTCACAGGCGGTTGGCAAGCATATGGTTGAACAGGAAAGCGGGAAAATTATCAATCTATCATCGATTGCAGGTTTGCGAGGGGTGGATCCACGTGTGATGGATGCCGTGGGCTATAATGCCAGTAAGGGAGCCATTATTACAATGACAAAGGATTTAGCTGCAAAATGGGGCCCTCATAATATTCATGTTAATTGTATTGCACCAGGATTTATTCCTACAAAAATGTCTAAAGGTGTACTTGAGCAGGGGGGAGGAGTTGTTTCAGAATTAACGCCTTTACGTCGCTTAGGAGAGGAGGAAGAAATTCAGGGGATTGCACTATTCCTGGCTTCAAAAGCATCCAGTTATATTACTGGGGAGACCATTTCCATTGATGGTGGGATGAGTGCTACTTAA
- a CDS encoding long-chain fatty acid--CoA ligase → MEKVWQNHYPDHINSELEIPDMTAVDMLHQTVKKYGDYKAMHFYGREFTYKELGQQAGAFASKLQDEGLKKGDRAAIMLPNCPQYVISYYGILQAGGTVTQVNPMLAGPELEHILKDSGAETIVIYKPLLPVLNQIMDQTNIRKVIQVTLGEETSDDDLAVEFTDYLKQVTHPPKAVEIDPKEDIAVLQYTGGTTGRSKGAMLTHRNIITNTLQAYEFFKDEIEFGKERYLTVIPLFHVFGMTSGMNLSIYTAAMNILLPKFELEQVLQTIKDLKPTSFPGVPTMYVAINSHPKAEEYGIDSIKICNSGSAPMPGELMRSFENKTGAKILEGYGLSEASPITHCNPMFSDRKPGSIGIGVPSTEYKIVDLSDGTKEVPYGETGELIIKGPQVMKGYWNMPEETSETLRDGWLYTGDIARMDEHGYTYIVDRKKDMIIASGYNVYPRDVEEVLYEHPAVQEAVVVGVPDEYRGETVKAVVVLNEGENSSEEDLISFCRENLAAYKIPRMIDFRDELPKTNVGKILRRKVREELV, encoded by the coding sequence ATGGAAAAAGTCTGGCAAAACCATTATCCGGACCATATCAATAGTGAGCTTGAGATTCCCGATATGACAGCTGTGGATATGCTGCACCAGACGGTTAAAAAATACGGGGATTATAAAGCCATGCATTTTTACGGAAGAGAGTTTACTTACAAAGAGCTCGGACAGCAGGCAGGAGCATTTGCGTCCAAACTACAGGATGAGGGTCTCAAAAAAGGAGACAGGGCGGCGATTATGCTCCCGAACTGCCCTCAATATGTAATAAGCTACTATGGAATTCTGCAGGCAGGTGGTACGGTTACCCAGGTGAATCCAATGCTGGCGGGGCCTGAACTTGAGCATATACTAAAGGACTCCGGTGCTGAAACGATTGTTATTTATAAGCCACTTCTTCCTGTTCTCAATCAGATTATGGATCAGACAAACATAAGGAAGGTTATCCAGGTTACGCTTGGTGAGGAGACCTCAGACGATGATTTGGCAGTTGAATTCACTGATTATTTAAAGCAGGTAACCCACCCGCCAAAAGCTGTTGAAATCGATCCGAAAGAAGATATTGCGGTTCTGCAATATACGGGTGGTACCACAGGTCGTTCGAAAGGAGCCATGCTCACTCACCGAAACATTATCACCAATACGCTTCAAGCCTATGAGTTTTTTAAGGATGAGATTGAATTTGGCAAAGAACGCTATCTTACAGTCATCCCTCTGTTCCATGTTTTTGGTATGACATCAGGTATGAACCTCTCTATTTATACAGCGGCAATGAATATTTTACTTCCTAAGTTTGAATTAGAACAAGTCCTGCAAACGATTAAAGACCTCAAACCAACATCTTTTCCAGGTGTACCAACCATGTATGTAGCCATCAACAGCCACCCGAAAGCAGAGGAGTATGGGATTGACAGTATAAAAATCTGTAATAGTGGAAGTGCTCCGATGCCAGGGGAGCTCATGCGTTCCTTTGAGAACAAGACCGGTGCAAAAATTTTGGAAGGCTATGGCCTGTCTGAAGCATCGCCAATCACACATTGTAACCCGATGTTTTCGGATAGAAAGCCGGGAAGTATCGGTATTGGGGTACCGTCCACGGAATATAAAATAGTGGATTTAAGCGATGGTACAAAAGAAGTCCCATATGGGGAAACAGGCGAGCTGATTATCAAAGGACCCCAGGTAATGAAGGGATATTGGAATATGCCGGAGGAGACATCAGAAACGTTGCGTGATGGCTGGCTTTATACGGGAGATATCGCCCGCATGGATGAACATGGATACACTTATATAGTGGATCGGAAGAAGGATATGATTATTGCGAGTGGATACAATGTTTATCCTCGGGATGTTGAAGAAGTGCTGTATGAGCATCCGGCGGTTCAGGAAGCTGTGGTTGTAGGTGTTCCGGATGAATATCGTGGAGAAACCGTTAAGGCTGTTGTTGTCCTGAACGAAGGGGAGAACAGTTCAGAGGAAGACTTAATCAGCTTTTGTCGGGAAAACCTGGCAGCCTATAAAATTCCGCGTATGATTGATTTCAGAGATGAACTGCCAAAAACCAATGTCGGAAAAATCCTCCGTCGTAAAGTTCGTGAAGAGCTGGTGTAA
- a CDS encoding TetR/AcrR family transcriptional regulator — protein MRNQIIQACVEAFEKKGFSETSIQEIVDRLGVTKGTFYYYFASKEQALMTIHRRYIDELLIQQKELVRRADVSYTEKLYGLIRVLITNITPLGNSARVFHREYRHLNETHMKEVREKRNQVRMIVEGVIRDGIEAGEFRQDLRADIVTLGILGICNWSYQWFQSDGMFTDLEVADIFIDMISRGIEYN, from the coding sequence GTGAGAAATCAAATCATTCAAGCCTGTGTAGAAGCTTTTGAGAAAAAAGGATTCAGTGAAACCTCTATTCAGGAGATTGTTGACCGCTTAGGGGTAACTAAGGGAACTTTTTATTATTATTTTGCCAGTAAGGAACAGGCTTTAATGACGATTCATCGCAGGTACATTGATGAATTGCTCATACAGCAAAAAGAGTTGGTGAGGCGAGCTGATGTAAGCTATACAGAAAAGCTTTACGGTCTCATTCGGGTACTTATTACCAATATTACTCCGTTAGGAAACAGTGCCCGGGTTTTTCATCGTGAATATCGTCATCTGAATGAAACTCATATGAAGGAAGTACGGGAAAAACGAAATCAGGTTCGCATGATTGTGGAAGGAGTAATTCGTGATGGTATTGAGGCCGGGGAATTTCGGCAGGATCTGAGAGCAGATATTGTAACCCTTGGCATTCTGGGTATATGTAACTGGAGCTATCAGTGGTTTCAGTCGGACGGAATGTTCACCGACTTAGAAGTAGCAGACATTTTCATCGATATGATTAGCAGAGGAATAGAATACAATTAG
- a CDS encoding thioesterase family protein: protein MKHECRVKARAFETDALGHVSNISYFIYLEEARIEMFRDLGEPMNMDSWPFILASTSCDFKQQAYFDEIMTIQTSVNKMGNSSFHLKHEFVNDRGLIAEGKAIMVYFDFHQQKTVPIPDTVRQKLEPYMEEKAIGEKKG from the coding sequence TTGAAGCATGAATGCAGGGTGAAAGCAAGGGCATTTGAAACAGATGCCTTAGGTCACGTCAGTAATATTAGCTATTTTATTTATCTGGAAGAGGCACGAATTGAAATGTTCAGAGATTTAGGTGAGCCTATGAATATGGATTCATGGCCCTTTATTTTAGCATCAACGAGCTGTGATTTTAAGCAGCAGGCCTATTTTGATGAGATTATGACCATTCAAACTTCTGTTAATAAAATGGGCAACTCCAGCTTTCATTTAAAACACGAGTTTGTGAATGACAGGGGGTTGATTGCAGAGGGAAAGGCCATTATGGTGTATTTTGATTTCCATCAGCAAAAGACAGTCCCTATTCCGGATACTGTAAGACAGAAGCTTGAGCCTTACATGGAAGAGAAGGCCATTGGAGAGAAGAAGGGATAA
- a CDS encoding histidinol-phosphatase HisJ family protein, protein MLTDYHVHMAETGEFTTDYLKEYLQKAKEKGIEELGISEHAYFFHETSNIISNPWIDNRRGLNFTDYQQFFDQARAEGLNIKMGIEMDYTPGKEKEMEAFINAHPFDYVIGSVHWIGDWGIDLAIHREEYEKRDIYEAYEQYFDQIVTLAESGLFDFVGHIDLIKIFSYKPDDQNFVEKQYDRAVEALAKSGTCIEISSAGLRKPVGEIYPDPILLQKCHDAGVGIVTCSDAHAPKHVGYAFDQSLELAQSVGYKEIQTFNQRKRETYALG, encoded by the coding sequence ATGCTGACTGATTATCATGTACATATGGCGGAAACCGGAGAATTTACAACCGATTACTTGAAGGAGTATTTACAGAAAGCAAAGGAGAAGGGAATTGAAGAATTAGGGATATCTGAACATGCTTATTTTTTTCATGAGACGAGTAATATTATTTCCAACCCCTGGATTGACAACCGGCGAGGATTAAATTTTACAGATTATCAGCAGTTCTTTGATCAGGCCAGAGCAGAAGGGCTGAACATAAAAATGGGAATTGAAATGGATTATACACCCGGGAAGGAAAAGGAGATGGAGGCCTTTATTAATGCCCATCCCTTTGACTATGTAATCGGTTCAGTTCACTGGATTGGCGACTGGGGAATTGACCTTGCGATTCATCGGGAAGAATATGAAAAGCGGGATATTTATGAAGCCTATGAGCAGTACTTTGATCAAATCGTTACACTAGCTGAATCCGGGCTATTTGACTTTGTTGGGCACATCGATCTAATTAAAATTTTCTCTTATAAGCCAGACGATCAGAATTTTGTTGAAAAGCAGTATGACCGGGCTGTGGAAGCTTTAGCCAAATCAGGAACATGTATCGAAATCAGTTCGGCCGGGCTCCGTAAGCCTGTAGGAGAAATCTACCCGGATCCTATTTTACTGCAAAAATGCCATGATGCCGGTGTTGGTATTGTGACCTGCTCCGACGCTCATGCACCCAAGCATGTGGGGTACGCCTTTGATCAGTCCCTTGAATTGGCCCAATCGGTCGGGTATAAGGAAATTCAGACGTTTAACCAGCGGAAGAGAGAGACGTATGCTTTGGGTTAA
- the serA gene encoding phosphoglycerate dehydrogenase — protein MTFHILVSDPLSEEGIQSLKQEEHLKIDIHTGLSHDELLETIERYDALLVRSQTKVTKDIIERAKNLKAIGRAGVGVDNIDLDAATEHGVIVVNAPDGNTNSAAEHTMAMLMSLARRIPQAYHSLKQHEWNRKAYVGVELKGKNLGVVGLGRIGAEVAYRAKGQRLNVIAYDPYLTEEKAEKMGIQCGTLEEVLQQADFITVHTPLMPATRHLINRDAFNQMKPGVRIVNCARGGIIDEDALYNAILEKKVAGAALDVFEEEPIQNYKLVELPEVVATPHLGASTVEAQENVAIDVSRDVIQILNGGAAKNPVNLPSLPAEVMKRIEPYFNLSEKLGTFSAHLAQEPIEEVSIYYSGDLADLDVTPLTRNTLKGILKRHLGDHVNDVNAPYFAEKKGITINEQKTTSTKGFTNLLTVETRTKSGASKVAGTLLNGLGTRIVKVDAYSVDVVPQGHLLLIRHTDQPGAIGRVGSLLAQFDVNIATMQVGRSDIGGDAIMMLTVDRQIDQDVLQKLQEVSDIHQVKPIDL, from the coding sequence ATGACGTTCCATATTTTAGTCAGTGACCCATTAAGTGAAGAAGGAATTCAGTCTCTTAAGCAGGAAGAACATCTGAAAATCGACATTCATACCGGGCTGTCTCATGACGAGCTGCTGGAGACCATTGAAAGATATGATGCATTACTTGTACGAAGCCAGACGAAGGTAACCAAAGACATCATAGAAAGAGCAAAAAATCTGAAGGCGATTGGCCGTGCTGGTGTTGGAGTTGACAACATCGACCTGGATGCCGCTACTGAACATGGGGTAATTGTAGTAAACGCACCAGATGGGAATACAAATTCTGCCGCTGAACATACCATGGCCATGCTTATGTCATTGGCACGAAGAATTCCTCAAGCTTATCATTCTCTAAAGCAGCATGAATGGAATCGAAAAGCATACGTAGGTGTGGAATTGAAGGGGAAAAACCTGGGCGTTGTAGGTCTTGGACGCATAGGAGCCGAGGTAGCCTATCGGGCCAAAGGGCAGCGGTTAAATGTCATTGCCTATGATCCTTATTTAACGGAAGAAAAGGCAGAAAAAATGGGCATACAGTGTGGAACGTTGGAAGAAGTGCTTCAGCAGGCCGACTTCATTACGGTACACACACCTTTAATGCCCGCAACCCGACATTTAATTAATCGGGATGCCTTTAACCAAATGAAACCAGGTGTACGAATCGTCAATTGCGCCCGAGGAGGCATTATTGATGAGGATGCCCTTTACAATGCTATTTTAGAGAAAAAAGTCGCCGGGGCTGCCCTCGATGTATTCGAGGAAGAGCCGATTCAGAATTATAAATTAGTAGAGCTCCCTGAAGTAGTAGCTACCCCGCATCTAGGGGCAAGTACGGTGGAAGCCCAGGAAAACGTAGCCATCGATGTCAGCCGTGATGTGATTCAGATTCTAAACGGCGGAGCAGCCAAAAACCCTGTAAATCTTCCATCCTTGCCTGCGGAGGTCATGAAAAGAATTGAACCCTATTTTAATCTGTCAGAAAAACTGGGAACTTTCAGCGCTCATCTTGCCCAGGAACCGATTGAAGAAGTCAGTATCTACTATTCCGGCGATTTAGCAGACCTGGATGTGACACCATTAACCCGCAACACGCTAAAAGGCATTTTAAAACGCCACCTTGGTGATCACGTAAATGATGTGAATGCCCCTTATTTTGCAGAGAAAAAAGGCATTACCATCAATGAACAGAAAACCACATCCACCAAAGGGTTTACCAATCTGCTTACCGTTGAAACCCGTACAAAATCCGGAGCTTCCAAAGTGGCAGGAACCTTATTGAACGGTCTTGGCACACGAATTGTCAAAGTAGATGCTTACAGCGTAGACGTCGTTCCACAAGGTCACCTTTTGCTCATTCGTCACACCGACCAGCCAGGTGCCATCGGACGTGTCGGAAGTTTGCTTGCTCAGTTTGACGTCAACATTGCAACCATGCAGGTCGGACGTTCCGACATCGGTGGAGACGCTATTATGATGCTAACGGTTGATCGACAAATAGATCAAGATGTCCTCCAAAAGTTACAGGAAGTATCCGATATTCACCAGGTGAAGCCGATTGATTTATAG
- a CDS encoding alanine--glyoxylate aminotransferase family protein, which translates to MLKDQAFLRIPGPTPIPPSVQHAMTQPMIGHRGREAKELIQKLRPRLKPVFGTEQEVMMVAGSGTAGLEAAVVNSAKPGDEVLVIATGAFGDRFKKICNSYEYQTHVIEVSWGSAADPAEIEEYLKQHPNINVVFSTFCETSTGVFNPVRQIGEVVHRTSNALFVVDGVSCIGGVESKMDDWGIDVLVTGSQKAMMLPAGLTLIAVSERAMRRMKENPQPRFYLDLTTYHDKLLTDSTPFTPALSLLFGLDQVLNLIEEEGMDNVVKRHETMKSMTRAACRALGLPLLTLDRDASPTVTAIQPDDFDPEMLRSILKKEFGLSIAGGQQHLKGKIFRIGHMGYSSPADVLQTISLLELGLSKTGKQIELGKGVAAAQTVYTELENRRN; encoded by the coding sequence ATGTTAAAGGATCAAGCATTTTTACGAATCCCCGGCCCTACGCCAATTCCACCTAGTGTGCAACATGCAATGACTCAGCCGATGATTGGTCACCGTGGACGTGAAGCAAAGGAATTAATTCAGAAACTGCGCCCAAGGCTGAAGCCCGTCTTTGGAACCGAACAGGAGGTCATGATGGTTGCCGGAAGTGGTACTGCCGGTCTTGAGGCTGCGGTTGTAAACAGTGCCAAACCTGGTGATGAAGTTCTCGTCATTGCTACCGGCGCGTTTGGGGACCGATTCAAAAAAATATGCAACAGCTATGAGTATCAAACTCATGTCATCGAAGTATCCTGGGGAAGTGCCGCAGATCCGGCTGAAATTGAAGAATACCTGAAGCAGCATCCAAATATAAACGTTGTGTTTTCCACCTTTTGTGAAACTTCAACAGGCGTATTCAATCCTGTCAGACAAATTGGGGAAGTCGTACACAGAACGTCAAATGCGCTGTTTGTTGTCGACGGCGTATCCTGTATTGGCGGTGTCGAAAGTAAAATGGATGACTGGGGGATTGATGTTCTTGTTACAGGTTCCCAAAAAGCCATGATGCTGCCGGCAGGACTGACCTTGATTGCCGTCAGTGAAAGAGCAATGAGGAGGATGAAGGAAAATCCGCAGCCCCGTTTCTATTTAGATTTAACGACCTATCATGATAAATTACTCACAGATTCAACTCCTTTTACTCCGGCCTTATCCTTATTATTTGGACTGGATCAGGTACTGAATCTTATAGAAGAAGAAGGCATGGACAACGTTGTAAAGCGACATGAAACTATGAAGAGTATGACACGGGCTGCTTGTCGTGCGCTTGGTCTTCCTCTGCTAACACTGGACCGGGATGCATCACCCACAGTGACAGCCATACAGCCTGATGATTTTGACCCGGAAATGCTCCGGAGTATTTTAAAAAAAGAATTCGGATTATCCATCGCGGGAGGGCAACAGCACCTGAAAGGGAAAATTTTTCGTATCGGTCATATGGGGTATTCCTCTCCTGCCGATGTTTTACAAACCATTAGCTTATTAGAACTTGGCTTATCTAAAACCGGAAAACAGATCGAGCTTGGAAAAGGTGTAGCCGCGGCCCAAACCGTGTATACAGAACTTGAAAACAGGAGGAATTAA
- a CDS encoding ABC transporter ATP-binding protein codes for MESSTVLELKNVTKKLGNKNVVDDLSFSIQSGEVFGLLGPNGAGKTTTIRMIAGLISKSNGKVFINGVDADENFKQVMSEMGAIVENPEMYKFLTGYQNLLHFARMAQVSITKERIQEVIKLVDLEKNIHRKVKTYSLGMRQRLGVAQAILHKPSLLIFDEPTNGLDPQGIYEFRTYLKKLTEQGVAVMVSSHLLAEMQQMCDRVAIIQEGKLIDISSVHELREDHDADTLVQFEVDQPELAKEKLTDFEFDIVDGYLQCATQRRDIPSINSKLVQANIQVFGISSKNPSLEEKFLAITKGGEEA; via the coding sequence ATGGAATCAAGTACAGTACTAGAATTAAAAAATGTAACCAAAAAGCTTGGAAACAAAAATGTAGTTGATGATTTATCTTTTTCCATCCAATCAGGCGAAGTGTTTGGATTGCTTGGTCCGAATGGGGCGGGAAAAACAACAACCATTCGGATGATTGCCGGCTTAATTTCAAAATCAAATGGAAAAGTATTCATTAATGGGGTAGACGCTGACGAGAATTTCAAACAGGTCATGTCTGAAATGGGCGCGATTGTCGAAAATCCGGAAATGTATAAATTTTTAACAGGTTATCAGAATTTGCTTCATTTTGCCAGAATGGCCCAGGTTTCCATTACAAAAGAACGTATCCAGGAGGTTATTAAGTTAGTAGATTTGGAGAAAAACATTCATCGGAAGGTCAAAACTTATTCGCTCGGTATGAGGCAGAGGCTTGGGGTTGCTCAGGCGATTCTGCACAAGCCTTCTCTGCTCATTTTTGATGAGCCTACTAATGGATTGGACCCTCAGGGAATTTACGAATTTCGTACTTATTTAAAAAAGCTGACAGAACAGGGAGTTGCCGTGATGGTATCAAGCCATTTGTTAGCTGAAATGCAGCAGATGTGCGATCGTGTCGCCATTATTCAGGAAGGCAAGCTTATTGATATCAGTTCTGTTCATGAGTTAAGGGAGGACCATGATGCAGACACACTGGTCCAATTCGAAGTCGATCAGCCTGAACTGGCAAAGGAAAAACTAACGGATTTTGAATTTGACATTGTTGACGGATATCTGCAATGCGCCACACAACGCAGGGATATACCGTCTATTAATAGCAAATTGGTACAAGCCAATATTCAGGTTTTTGGAATTTCCAGTAAGAACCCTTCACTTGAAGAGAAGTTTTTGGCCATAACGAAGGGAGGAGAGGAAGCATGA
- a CDS encoding DUF2705 family protein, which yields MMKLFSLVHNENIKVFKRIRTWIMFGIMAFAVLLMAFLMHQGGQNQDWEQRAQDEIQRYEDQIEAINESMQQAENQDNSDQAQQVMPNAEEEISSIQGQIDRLESHLEEGKNPYERNVWTFMSDSTGLIALISLFVVIVAADIVASEFSWGTIKMLMIRPFTRGEILLSKFITVVLFQMIILALLFITSWLIGGMYFGFAPIDYESITFTNSGQMEAETVSIEILKIYGVEFIRLLVIASLAFMISTIMRSNTFAIGIGVFILLSGNIITGLLRQYEWGKYVLFPNLNLTQYIHNLSPPFEGMTLPFSIGVNAVYFVIFMVLTWYIFKKRDIAG from the coding sequence ATGATGAAATTGTTCTCCCTTGTTCATAATGAAAATATAAAGGTGTTTAAACGCATTCGAACGTGGATTATGTTTGGTATTATGGCTTTCGCTGTTCTTCTGATGGCTTTCTTAATGCACCAGGGCGGACAGAATCAGGATTGGGAGCAGCGTGCGCAGGATGAAATTCAAAGGTATGAAGATCAGATTGAGGCAATAAATGAATCCATGCAGCAAGCTGAAAATCAGGACAATTCCGACCAGGCACAACAGGTTATGCCTAACGCCGAGGAGGAAATCTCCAGTATTCAGGGGCAAATTGACAGACTTGAGTCCCATCTGGAGGAAGGAAAAAACCCTTATGAACGGAATGTATGGACTTTTATGTCTGATTCGACAGGCTTAATTGCCCTTATATCCTTATTTGTGGTGATTGTCGCAGCAGATATTGTCGCAAGTGAATTTTCCTGGGGAACGATAAAAATGCTAATGATTCGCCCTTTTACCCGGGGAGAAATTTTATTATCCAAATTTATAACAGTAGTTCTTTTTCAAATGATTATTCTGGCGCTTCTGTTTATAACTTCCTGGCTTATCGGCGGAATGTATTTTGGCTTTGCACCAATTGATTATGAAAGTATAACTTTTACAAATTCAGGGCAGATGGAAGCGGAAACGGTTAGTATTGAAATATTAAAAATTTACGGAGTGGAATTTATCAGGTTATTAGTGATTGCATCGCTGGCCTTTATGATCTCCACTATTATGAGAAGTAACACGTTTGCGATTGGTATTGGCGTTTTTATTTTGCTTTCGGGAAATATTATAACCGGTTTGTTAAGGCAGTACGAATGGGGGAAATATGTGCTGTTTCCGAACTTAAATTTGACTCAATATATCCATAATTTGTCCCCGCCATTTGAAGGAATGACACTTCCTTTTTCGATAGGGGTAAATGCAGTTTATTTTGTCATTTTCATGGTACTTACCTGGTATATATTTAAAAAACGGGATATTGCCGGGTAA
- a CDS encoding DUF1540 domain-containing protein translates to MAQDVLCEVKNCKYWAEGNKCTAEAIYVVSHSGKEANHQKETDCKTFEPL, encoded by the coding sequence TTGGCTCAGGACGTATTATGCGAAGTGAAAAACTGTAAATATTGGGCAGAAGGCAACAAATGTACAGCTGAAGCCATTTACGTCGTAAGCCACAGCGGGAAAGAAGCCAATCATCAGAAAGAAACAGATTGTAAAACATTCGAACCTCTCTAA